In Prionailurus viverrinus isolate Anna chromosome C2, UM_Priviv_1.0, whole genome shotgun sequence, one DNA window encodes the following:
- the TM4SF4 gene encoding transmembrane 4 L6 family member 4 isoform X2: MCTGDCAKCLGGTLIPLALFGFLANILLFFPGGKVIDNNDHLSEEVWFFGGILGSGVLMIFPALVFLGLKNNDCCGCCGNESCGKRFAMFTSTIFAVIGFLGAGYSFVISAISINRGPKCLMDNSTWGYPFHDGDYLNDEALWSKCRQPADVVPWHLTLFSILLVIGGVQMLLCAIQVVNGLLGTLCGDCQCCSCCGGDGPV, from the exons ATGTGCACGGGGGACTGCGCCAAGTGCCTGGGGGGCACCCTCATCCCCCTCGCCTTGTTTGGCTTCCTGGCTAACATCCTGTTATTCTTCCCTGGAGGAAAAGTGATAGACAATAACGACCACCTTTCTGAAGAGGTCTGGTTTTTCGGAGGAATATTAGGAAGCGGGGTCTTG ATGATTTTCCCTGCACTGGTGTTCTTGGGCCTGAAGAACAATGACTGCTGTGGATGCTGTGGCAACGAGAGCTGTGGGAAGCGCTTCGCG atGTTCACCTCCACAATATTTGCTGTGATTGGATTCTTGGGTGCTGGATACTCATTTGTCATCTCAGCCATCTCCATCAACAGGGGTCCTAAATGTCTCATGGACAATAGCACGTGGGGCTACCCCTTCCACGATGG GGATTACCTCAATGATGAGGCGTTATGGAGCAAGTGCCGGCAGCCTGCCGATGTGGTTCCCTGGCATCTGAccctcttctccatcctgctGGTCATAGGCGGAGTCCAGATGCTTCTCTGTGCCATCCAGGTGGTCAACGGCCTCCTGGGGACCCTGTGCGGAGACTGCCAGTGTTGCAGCTGTTGTGGG GGAGATGGACCAGTTTAA
- the TM4SF4 gene encoding transmembrane 4 L6 family member 4 isoform X1, whose translation MCTGDCAKCLGGTLIPLALFGFLANILLFFPGGKVIDNNDHLSEEVWFFGGILGSGVLMIFPALVFLGLKNNDCCGCCGNESCGKRFAMFTSTIFAVIGFLGAGYSFVISAISINRGPKCLMDNSTWGYPFHDGRSPDASLCHPGGQRPPGDPVRRLPVLQLLWGRWTSLNLLGELFSLDGSWDVTLNSFFFLGLALPICFPDKV comes from the exons ATGTGCACGGGGGACTGCGCCAAGTGCCTGGGGGGCACCCTCATCCCCCTCGCCTTGTTTGGCTTCCTGGCTAACATCCTGTTATTCTTCCCTGGAGGAAAAGTGATAGACAATAACGACCACCTTTCTGAAGAGGTCTGGTTTTTCGGAGGAATATTAGGAAGCGGGGTCTTG ATGATTTTCCCTGCACTGGTGTTCTTGGGCCTGAAGAACAATGACTGCTGTGGATGCTGTGGCAACGAGAGCTGTGGGAAGCGCTTCGCG atGTTCACCTCCACAATATTTGCTGTGATTGGATTCTTGGGTGCTGGATACTCATTTGTCATCTCAGCCATCTCCATCAACAGGGGTCCTAAATGTCTCATGGACAATAGCACGTGGGGCTACCCCTTCCACGATGG GCGGAGTCCAGATGCTTCTCTGTGCCATCCAGGTGGTCAACGGCCTCCTGGGGACCCTGTGCGGAGACTGCCAGTGTTGCAGCTGTTGTGGG GGAGATGGACCAGTTTAAATCTCCTTGGTGAGCTGTTCTCACTCGACGGCAGTTGGGACGTTACACTAAACTCATTCTTCTTTCTGGGGTTGGCACTCCCCATCTGCTTCCCTGACAAAGTTTAG